In a genomic window of Candidatus Competibacteraceae bacterium:
- the pdxT gene encoding pyridoxal 5'-phosphate synthase glutaminase subunit PdxT: MTAAAAGALGVLDLQGGVQEHLDHLRRIGVEARTVKRAAELEGLAGLIIPGGESTCLSRLLRIFGLDSAIKQAYDAGLRLWGTCAGAILLARDTVSEPPFLGLIDITVSRNAFGSQLDSFNREVRVPTVAPEPIPVTFIRAPKIVRVGDRVRVLLRLDDYVAAAEDDRILVTVFHPELTPNLAFHRYFARKCGLHPDDAPQTSLDPDWTPQSWMRFSHHV, encoded by the coding sequence GTGACGGCCGCCGCCGCCGGCGCGCTCGGCGTGCTGGACTTGCAAGGCGGGGTACAGGAACATCTCGATCACCTGCGACGGATCGGCGTGGAAGCGCGCACCGTCAAGCGCGCCGCCGAGCTCGAAGGGTTGGCCGGGCTGATTATCCCCGGTGGTGAAAGCACCTGCCTGTCGCGCCTGCTGCGGATCTTCGGCCTAGACAGCGCGATCAAACAGGCTTATGACGCTGGTCTGCGGTTGTGGGGCACGTGCGCCGGGGCCATTCTGCTGGCCAGGGACACTGTGAGCGAGCCGCCGTTTCTGGGCCTGATCGACATTACGGTCAGCCGCAACGCCTTCGGCAGCCAGTTGGACAGCTTCAACCGCGAGGTGCGAGTGCCGACCGTGGCGCCGGAGCCGATTCCGGTAACCTTCATCCGCGCCCCCAAGATCGTCCGGGTCGGCGACCGTGTTCGCGTGTTGTTGCGGCTGGACGATTATGTTGCCGCCGCCGAGGACGACCGGATTTTGGTCACCGTTTTCCACCCGGAACTGACGCCCAATCTAGCGTTTCATCGCTATTTCGCCCGCAAGTGCGGCCTGCATCCTGACGATGCGCCCCAAACCAGTCTCGACCCCGACTGGACCCCACAAAGCTGGATGCGCTTTTCCCATCACGTTTGA
- a CDS encoding response regulator yields MSDKRLLIVDDEPDFGEFIRRVASDLGYEVRVTTNGLDFQKNYADFQPTLIILDMVIPDLDGNELLLWLLQQGYTSDLIITTGFNPDYARDAKTLAEFKGLRRVNIMVKPVTLTHLRAALGN; encoded by the coding sequence ATGAGTGATAAACGCCTGCTGATAGTCGATGATGAGCCAGATTTCGGTGAGTTCATTCGCCGGGTGGCTTCAGATCTCGGTTACGAGGTCCGGGTGACCACCAACGGTCTGGATTTTCAAAAAAACTATGCCGATTTCCAACCGACCCTGATCATTCTCGACATGGTTATTCCGGACCTGGATGGCAACGAGCTGTTGCTCTGGTTATTGCAACAGGGTTATACCTCCGATTTGATCATCACCACCGGCTTCAATCCAGATTACGCGCGGGATGCAAAAACCCTGGCGGAATTCAAAGGATTGCGTCGGGTCAATATCATGGTCAAACCCGTCACGCTGACCCACCTGCGCGCCGCGCTCGGAAATTGA
- a CDS encoding ATP-binding cassette domain-containing protein has protein sequence MSALLAARGLEYRYPGGIAALRALDLTVERGRKLVILGANGSGKTTLLLHLNGTFRPARGAIWLDGQPVAYDRRSLARWRCRVGLVLQEPDDQLFAATVEQDISFGPLNLGLSEAVVRERVIEVLEALRIAPLARRATHTLSFGQKKRVAIAGVLAMRPEILVLDEPTAGLDAQGVTQLLGALQKLHEAGTTLVFSTHDVELAYAWADDIALFHEGAVKVQGEATAVLRDREAMRQSRLRPPLLLEVAELLGAGQHGMPAPRSRESVLALLRRRLDGSAAPIPAATFERSPNP, from the coding sequence ATGAGCGCTCTGCTGGCGGCGCGCGGGTTGGAGTACCGGTATCCGGGTGGAATCGCCGCCCTGCGAGCGCTCGACCTGACTGTCGAGCGGGGACGGAAATTGGTTATTTTGGGCGCCAACGGCTCCGGTAAGACCACCTTGCTGCTGCATCTCAATGGGACGTTTCGGCCCGCTCGGGGCGCCATCTGGCTGGACGGCCAGCCGGTTGCTTACGACCGCCGTTCGCTCGCGCGCTGGCGCTGCCGGGTCGGTTTGGTGTTGCAGGAGCCGGACGATCAGTTGTTCGCCGCGACCGTCGAGCAGGATATCTCCTTTGGACCGTTGAATCTGGGCCTGTCCGAGGCGGTGGTTCGCGAACGGGTGATCGAGGTGCTGGAGGCGTTGCGGATCGCTCCGCTGGCCCGCCGCGCCACGCATACCCTCAGTTTCGGTCAGAAGAAACGGGTTGCCATCGCCGGGGTGTTGGCCATGCGGCCGGAAATTCTGGTGCTGGACGAGCCGACCGCCGGGCTTGACGCGCAGGGTGTGACGCAGTTGTTGGGTGCTTTGCAAAAGCTACACGAGGCCGGTACGACTCTGGTGTTTTCGACGCACGATGTGGAACTGGCGTATGCCTGGGCGGACGATATCGCGTTGTTCCATGAAGGTGCGGTCAAAGTCCAGGGCGAGGCGACGGCGGTGCTGCGAGATCGCGAGGCGATGCGGCAATCCCGACTGCGGCCGCCCTTGCTGCTGGAAGTGGCGGAGCTGCTGGGCGCGGGCCAGCATGGGATGCCGGCGCCGCGCTCTCGTGAATCCGTATTGGCGCTGCTGCGGCGGCGGTTGGACGGGTCCGCTGCTCCCATTCCGGCGGCAACGTTCGAGCGTTCGCCTAACCCATGA
- the cbiQ gene encoding cobalt ECF transporter T component CbiQ encodes MRAIDHHAWTNRWRDRHPAEKLIPALGLLGVVLVLPPLAAAPLALAVAVVATVFGAGVPLRALLGIMAAPALFLLAGAPFLAVSLEFAEGIALRCSPEGARLALAATLRALAAVSCLAFLTLTTPVVDWTPLLRRIKVPAGVIELILLVYRLIFVFAERASTGQRAQAARLGYARFDRSLRSLGLLAGNLFQRGLEQARRMEIGLTARGYTGELRVLRAAQPLSWARLALGLLGVGLVGMASGLLARALP; translated from the coding sequence ATGCGGGCGATTGACCATCACGCCTGGACCAATCGCTGGCGCGACCGGCATCCGGCCGAAAAGCTGATTCCAGCCTTGGGGTTATTGGGGGTCGTGCTGGTTCTGCCTCCGTTGGCGGCAGCGCCGTTAGCGTTGGCGGTCGCGGTTGTTGCGACAGTGTTTGGAGCGGGTGTGCCGCTGCGGGCGCTTTTGGGAATAATGGCCGCGCCGGCGCTGTTTTTGCTGGCGGGCGCGCCGTTTCTGGCCGTGTCGCTGGAGTTCGCCGAAGGTATCGCGTTGCGCTGCTCCCCGGAAGGGGCGCGCCTCGCGCTCGCCGCGACGCTGCGGGCGCTGGCGGCGGTGAGTTGCCTGGCTTTTTTGACCTTGACCACGCCGGTGGTGGATTGGACGCCGCTGCTGCGGCGGATCAAGGTTCCGGCCGGTGTGATCGAGTTGATTCTGTTGGTGTATCGACTGATTTTTGTCTTCGCCGAACGGGCGTCGACCGGCCAGCGGGCGCAGGCGGCGCGGCTGGGTTATGCGCGCTTCGATCGCAGCTTGCGTTCCCTGGGGTTGCTGGCTGGCAATTTGTTCCAGCGCGGGTTGGAGCAGGCCCGGCGCATGGAAATCGGGTTGACCGCCAGGGGTTATACCGGCGAATTGCGGGTGCTGCGAGCCGCACAGCCGCTATCATGGGCGCGCTTGGCGCTCGGCCTGCTGGGCGTCGGTCTGGTTGGGATGGCAAGCGGGTTGCTGGCGCGCGCGCTGCCATGA
- a CDS encoding L,D-transpeptidase family protein produces the protein MADWILVEKKARRLTLLRNGKPLKSYEIALGREPEGPKRFQGDNKTPEGVYQINFRNKNSEFHRALRISYPSPQDSAFAAKQKRSPGGDIMIHGLPNGMGWLEAGHRLRDWTAGCIAVTNTEIEEIWRTVPDGTPIEIRP, from the coding sequence ATGGCGGATTGGATTCTGGTGGAGAAAAAAGCGCGGCGACTGACGCTGTTGCGCAACGGCAAGCCACTTAAATCCTACGAGATCGCCTTGGGCCGCGAGCCCGAAGGACCCAAGCGTTTTCAAGGCGACAACAAGACCCCAGAAGGGGTGTATCAGATCAATTTTCGCAATAAAAACAGTGAATTCCACCGGGCCTTGCGCATTTCTTACCCCAGCCCCCAGGATTCCGCCTTCGCCGCCAAACAAAAACGTTCACCGGGCGGCGATATCATGATTCATGGCTTGCCGAACGGCATGGGCTGGCTGGAAGCCGGTCACCGATTGCGCGACTGGACGGCGGGTTGCATCGCGGTGACCAACACCGAAATCGAAGAAATCTGGCGGACTGTCCCCGATGGCACACCCATTGAAATTCGGCCCTAG
- the cobO gene encoding cob(I)yrinic acid a,c-diamide adenosyltransferase, whose protein sequence is MTAANPDHARLTARRKAGYERKQARAIHEKGLLIVYTGSGKGKSTAAFGMALRAIGHGMRVGVVQFIKGGRDSAERAVLSRFENVDFQTVGDGFTWLTQNRDQDIATAERAWSEAERMIGDPGYELVILDELNAVLKYDYLDLGRVLDTFGKRRFGLHVVVTGRHAPQPLVELADLVSEIRSVKHPYREQGVKAQRGIEF, encoded by the coding sequence ATGACCGCCGCCAATCCCGATCACGCCCGCCTCACCGCCCGCCGCAAGGCCGGTTACGAACGCAAGCAAGCCCGCGCCATCCATGAAAAAGGCTTGCTGATCGTCTATACCGGCTCCGGTAAGGGCAAGAGTACCGCCGCCTTCGGCATGGCTTTGCGCGCGATCGGCCACGGAATGCGGGTCGGCGTGGTGCAATTCATCAAAGGGGGGCGGGACAGCGCGGAGCGAGCGGTGTTAAGCCGCTTCGAAAACGTCGATTTTCAGACGGTCGGGGACGGATTCACCTGGCTGACCCAAAACCGGGACCAGGACATCGCCACCGCCGAACGCGCTTGGAGCGAGGCGGAACGGATGATCGGCGATCCCGGCTACGAGCTGGTGATCCTGGACGAACTCAATGCGGTGTTGAAATACGACTATCTCGATCTGGGCCGGGTGCTGGACACTTTTGGCAAGCGCCGTTTTGGCTTGCACGTGGTGGTGACCGGCCGTCATGCCCCGCAGCCGCTGGTGGAGTTGGCCGATCTGGTCAGCGAGATTCGCAGCGTCAAGCACCCCTATCGCGAGCAAGGCGTCAAGGCGCAACGGGGGATCGAATTCTGA
- a CDS encoding response regulator — translation MTANSARPNPPPIRQRLVSPLSLVLIGLGVLLIAVLATHDLLAKVFVVWSLAVLIISLLSATYLISKRRVDALARPVGSLVEAIQQLAAGRLHEDIPIASGDELGELIGSFNLLRTSMQHTQEKLREANALLEQRVTERTTDLATLNQVLTYQIGVRNQTEVALRESEARLRAMTRAIPDLVFVVDEDGRYREILAAGQNRAATAIAPSHDLPVNPPPAPDSRRRRETPDAEPKQATIGITPIRDRLLHEVYSTEMADFFYDIIRRALETQQIQIAEYELQTASGLRWFESRTAPLDVKFDNKAAAIVVAHDITKRKSGEAQLRQAQKMQAIGQLTGGIAHDFNNLLAVIMGNLELLHEQLTAQPRLHEFAQQALKAVDRGTNLTRRLLAFSRHQPLLAQPTDLNKLVLGMLDLMRRTLGANIQINTLLAKDLLNTLVDPDQLENALLNLVINARDAMPSGGELTLETANILIEEDYAMQQADMQAGLYVVLVVSDTGVGMTPQVLERAFEPFFTTKETGKGSGLGLSMVYGLVKQSGGHITIDSQPNQGTRVRLYLPTIESSVQALHEPHTVDVSLRGQGESILVVEDDAEVRLFAVNALRGLGYDPLQAADAETALQVLATTSEIVLLFTDIIMPGQMDGVKLASEAQRRYPKLRVLYTSGYTEHALIGDGHQVEGVDVLLKPYRKADLGKKIRLLLS, via the coding sequence GTGACCGCAAATTCCGCTCGACCAAACCCGCCGCCGATCCGTCAACGCCTCGTTTCGCCCCTGTCCCTCGTTTTGATCGGTTTGGGCGTGCTGCTCATCGCCGTGCTCGCCACGCATGATCTGCTCGCTAAAGTCTTCGTTGTTTGGAGCCTGGCGGTCTTAATTATCTCATTGCTGTCAGCGACTTATCTCATTTCCAAACGGCGCGTCGACGCGCTGGCCCGACCGGTTGGCTCGCTGGTCGAAGCGATCCAACAGCTGGCGGCGGGACGCTTGCACGAGGATATCCCCATCGCCAGCGGCGACGAACTCGGCGAGCTCATTGGCTCGTTCAACCTGCTGCGGACCTCCATGCAGCACACCCAGGAAAAATTGCGTGAGGCCAATGCGTTATTGGAACAACGAGTGACCGAACGCACGACCGATTTGGCCACGCTCAATCAGGTCCTGACTTACCAAATTGGCGTCCGCAATCAAACCGAAGTCGCGCTGCGGGAAAGCGAAGCACGGCTGCGCGCCATGACCCGGGCCATTCCCGATCTGGTTTTCGTGGTCGATGAGGACGGCCGCTACCGCGAAATTCTGGCGGCGGGCCAGAATCGCGCCGCCACCGCCATTGCCCCGAGTCACGACTTACCCGTCAACCCGCCGCCCGCGCCAGATTCACGCCGCCGGCGCGAAACACCAGACGCCGAACCCAAGCAAGCCACCATCGGCATCACGCCCATCCGTGACCGACTCCTGCATGAAGTCTATTCGACCGAAATGGCGGATTTTTTTTACGACATCATCCGGCGCGCCCTGGAAACCCAGCAAATTCAAATCGCCGAATACGAATTACAAACCGCTTCAGGCTTGCGCTGGTTCGAGTCCAGAACCGCGCCGCTGGATGTGAAGTTCGACAACAAGGCGGCGGCGATCGTGGTGGCGCACGACATCACCAAGCGCAAATCCGGCGAGGCCCAACTGCGGCAAGCCCAGAAAATGCAGGCCATCGGTCAACTCACCGGCGGTATCGCTCACGATTTCAATAATTTGCTCGCCGTGATCATGGGCAATTTAGAGTTGTTGCACGAGCAACTAACCGCGCAACCCCGGCTGCACGAATTCGCTCAACAAGCCTTGAAGGCCGTGGATCGAGGCACCAATCTGACTCGCCGGCTGCTGGCCTTTTCGCGCCATCAACCGTTGCTGGCGCAACCGACCGACCTAAACAAGCTGGTGCTTGGAATGCTGGATCTGATGCGGCGCACGCTCGGGGCCAACATCCAAATTAATACCTTATTAGCCAAAGATTTATTAAATACACTAGTCGATCCCGACCAACTGGAGAACGCTTTACTCAACTTGGTCATCAATGCCCGCGACGCCATGCCCAGCGGCGGCGAACTCACCCTGGAAACCGCTAACATCCTGATCGAGGAAGACTACGCGATGCAGCAAGCCGACATGCAGGCTGGGCTTTATGTCGTGTTAGTGGTCAGCGACACCGGCGTGGGAATGACGCCCCAGGTTCTGGAACGCGCCTTCGAGCCGTTTTTCACCACCAAGGAAACCGGCAAAGGCAGCGGCCTCGGCCTCAGCATGGTTTATGGCCTCGTCAAACAATCCGGCGGGCACATCACCATCGACAGCCAACCCAATCAGGGCACCCGAGTTCGGCTTTATCTGCCCACCATTGAAAGCTCAGTGCAGGCCCTCCATGAACCTCATACGGTCGATGTATCCCTTCGCGGCCAAGGTGAAAGCATTCTTGTCGTTGAAGACGATGCCGAAGTGCGGTTGTTCGCGGTGAACGCCTTGCGCGGACTGGGCTACGATCCCTTACAGGCGGCCGATGCGGAAACGGCATTGCAGGTCCTGGCAACGACTTCCGAAATCGTTTTGTTGTTCACCGATATCATCATGCCGGGTCAAATGGATGGCGTCAAACTGGCCAGCGAAGCGCAACGCCGCTACCCCAAGTTACGCGTGCTTTATACCTCCGGCTATACCGAACACGCGCTGATTGGTGACGGTCATCAGGTTGAAGGCGTGGATGTATTGCTCAAGCCTTACCGTAAAGCTGATTTGGGGAAAAAAATTCGGCTGCTGCTGAGCTGA
- a CDS encoding EamA family transporter, translating to MPDRWRGAVLALLAAALFGASIPSAKRLLGAIEPTALAGLLYLGAGVGVGAILTVRARLTTRRAQAPLPRTDWPWLAAIVIAGGLMGPILLMAGLRVTPATSAALLLNLENLFTLLIAWLVFHENVDRRVGLGALAILIGAVFLAWQGDFSTPQAGALAIAGACLAWAIDNNLTRKLAVADPLLLVTVKGLVAGPVTLAIAAALGESFPAPGLAAAAGAIGAIGYGGSLIAFVLALRQLGAARTGAYFATAPFVGAVLAVLWLAEPLTWQLSVAGALMLVGVWLHLTERHDHFHLHDALIHQHRHSHDEHHQHPHEPNDPPGEPHVHEHVHAPLEHTHPHYPDIHHRHRHSDG from the coding sequence ATACCTGACCGTTGGCGCGGCGCCGTCCTGGCTTTGCTGGCGGCCGCTCTCTTTGGCGCCAGCATCCCCTCCGCCAAACGGCTGCTCGGCGCCATCGAGCCGACAGCGCTGGCGGGGTTGCTGTATCTGGGAGCCGGGGTCGGGGTCGGCGCGATCCTGACGGTTCGCGCCCGCCTCACAACCCGTCGCGCGCAAGCCCCTTTACCCAGGACCGACTGGCCCTGGCTGGCGGCTATCGTCATCGCGGGCGGCTTGATGGGGCCGATCTTGCTCATGGCGGGCTTGCGGGTGACCCCCGCCACCAGCGCGGCGCTGTTGCTCAACCTCGAAAACCTGTTCACGCTGCTGATCGCCTGGCTGGTGTTCCATGAGAATGTGGATCGCCGGGTCGGCTTGGGTGCGCTGGCCATCCTGATCGGAGCGGTGTTTTTAGCCTGGCAGGGCGATTTCAGCACCCCGCAAGCGGGCGCGCTGGCGATAGCAGGCGCCTGTCTGGCGTGGGCCATCGATAACAATTTGACCCGCAAGCTGGCAGTGGCCGACCCCTTGCTGCTCGTGACGGTGAAAGGCTTGGTCGCCGGTCCGGTCACGCTCGCCATAGCCGCCGCTTTGGGCGAATCCTTCCCCGCGCCGGGTCTTGCCGCCGCGGCGGGCGCGATCGGCGCCATCGGTTATGGCGGCAGCCTGATCGCCTTCGTGCTGGCGTTGCGCCAGCTCGGGGCCGCCCGCACCGGCGCGTATTTCGCCACAGCGCCGTTTGTGGGGGCGGTGCTGGCCGTACTCTGGTTGGCTGAACCTTTAACCTGGCAACTGAGCGTGGCCGGCGCGCTGATGCTGGTCGGGGTCTGGTTGCATCTGACCGAGCGGCACGACCATTTTCACCTGCATGACGCCTTGATCCACCAACACCGCCACAGCCACGACGAACATCACCAGCATCCTCACGAACCGAACGATCCTCCCGGCGAACCGCATGTCCACGAACACGTCCACGCCCCGCTCGAACACACTCACCCGCACTACCCGGACATCCATCACCGGCACCGGCATTCCGACGGCTAA
- the pdxS gene encoding pyridoxal 5'-phosphate synthase lyase subunit PdxS, translating into MAENRYLLNAQLAQMLKGGVIMDVINVEQAQIAQEAGAVAVMALERVPADIRKQGGVARMSDPGLIRAIKEAVTIPVMAKARIGHFVEAQILQALKIDYIDESEVLTPADEECHIDKRQFAIPFVCGARNLGEAVRRIAEGAAMIRTKGEAGTGDVVEAVRHMRTMNREIRQLATMPAEEIMSFAKVNGIPYELALEVKKLGRLPVVNFAAGGIATPADAALMMQLGCDGVFVGSGIFKSSDPVTRASAIVKATAFYNDPDKLLEVSMDLGDPMPGLSVASMAGEDRLAGRGW; encoded by the coding sequence ATGGCAGAGAATCGATATCTCCTGAACGCTCAATTGGCGCAGATGCTCAAGGGCGGAGTCATCATGGATGTGATCAACGTGGAACAGGCCCAAATCGCCCAGGAAGCGGGCGCGGTGGCGGTCATGGCCCTGGAGCGCGTGCCGGCCGATATCCGCAAGCAGGGCGGTGTCGCCCGCATGTCCGATCCCGGTCTGATCAGGGCGATCAAGGAAGCGGTGACCATCCCGGTGATGGCCAAGGCGCGGATCGGCCACTTCGTCGAAGCCCAGATTTTGCAGGCGCTCAAGATCGACTACATCGACGAAAGCGAGGTGCTGACGCCGGCCGATGAAGAGTGCCACATCGACAAGCGTCAATTCGCCATTCCCTTCGTCTGCGGCGCGCGCAACCTGGGCGAGGCGGTGCGCCGGATCGCCGAGGGCGCGGCGATGATCCGCACCAAGGGCGAAGCCGGCACCGGCGACGTGGTCGAAGCCGTGCGCCACATGCGGACCATGAACCGTGAGATCCGCCAGTTGGCGACCATGCCGGCCGAGGAGATCATGAGCTTCGCCAAGGTCAACGGCATTCCCTACGAACTGGCGTTGGAGGTCAAGAAGCTGGGCCGGTTGCCGGTGGTCAACTTCGCCGCCGGCGGTATCGCCACGCCGGCCGACGCCGCGCTGATGATGCAGTTGGGTTGCGACGGCGTGTTCGTCGGTTCGGGCATTTTCAAATCCTCCGACCCGGTGACGCGAGCCAGCGCCATCGTCAAGGCGACGGCCTTTTACAACGATCCCGACAAACTGCTCGAAGTGTCGATGGATCTGGGCGATCCGATGCCGGGGCTGAGCGTGGCGAGCATGGCCGGTGAGGATCGGTTGGCGGGACGGGGTTGGTGA
- a CDS encoding energy-coupling factor ABC transporter substrate-binding protein: protein MKAHGAWWLLLLVVILAGSVWIGGRRQGAEFAGSDSQAVAVVAALQPAYRPWFDSVWKPPPELASGLFALQAALGAGVLGYYLGFKRGQARARRERADAGD from the coding sequence GTGAAAGCCCACGGCGCTTGGTGGCTGCTGTTGTTGGTGGTGATTTTGGCGGGTTCGGTTTGGATCGGCGGCCGTCGCCAAGGGGCTGAGTTTGCCGGCTCCGACAGTCAGGCGGTGGCTGTCGTCGCCGCGCTCCAGCCCGCTTATCGGCCCTGGTTCGATTCCGTTTGGAAGCCGCCGCCGGAGCTTGCCAGCGGCTTGTTCGCTTTGCAGGCGGCGCTGGGCGCGGGGGTGCTGGGTTATTACCTGGGCTTCAAACGCGGACAAGCGCGCGCTCGACGGGAGCGCGCCGATGCGGGCGATTGA
- a CDS encoding energy-coupling factor ABC transporter permease: protein MHIAEGFLPPLHAAAWTAIALPFVALSTHRVNRLMRDQPQIKLLLAASGAFAFVLSALKLPSVTGSCSHATGTGLGAILFGPAVVALLGTIVLAFQALLLAHGGLTTLGANVFSMAVAGPWVAYGVFRVARWLSVPLAASVFLAALSGDLTTYLTSAGQLALAFPDPASGLAGSFLKFASVFAPTQLPLAVVEGVLTVAVVKFLREYSGDELQSLNFPSDALGAEARS, encoded by the coding sequence ATGCATATCGCCGAAGGGTTCCTGCCGCCGCTGCACGCCGCCGCCTGGACCGCGATCGCGCTGCCGTTCGTCGCTCTCAGCACCCACCGAGTCAACCGCCTGATGCGGGACCAGCCGCAAATCAAGTTGTTGCTGGCGGCGTCGGGTGCCTTTGCTTTCGTGCTGTCGGCGCTCAAGTTGCCCTCGGTGACCGGCAGTTGTTCGCACGCCACCGGCACTGGCTTGGGGGCGATTCTGTTCGGGCCGGCGGTCGTGGCGTTGCTGGGAACCATCGTGTTGGCGTTTCAGGCGTTGTTGCTGGCGCACGGTGGTTTGACCACGCTGGGAGCGAACGTGTTTTCGATGGCGGTGGCGGGTCCTTGGGTTGCTTACGGGGTGTTTCGCGTCGCGCGGTGGCTGAGTGTGCCGCTTGCCGCCAGCGTGTTTCTGGCCGCGCTGTCGGGTGATCTGACGACTTATCTGACCAGCGCCGGCCAACTGGCGCTGGCTTTTCCCGATCCGGCGAGCGGGTTGGCGGGATCGTTTCTCAAATTCGCCAGCGTGTTCGCGCCGACGCAATTGCCGCTGGCCGTGGTGGAAGGTGTGCTGACCGTGGCGGTGGTCAAGTTTCTGCGGGAATACAGCGGCGATGAATTGCAAAGCCTCAATTTTCCATCCGACGCCCTCGGCGCGGAGGCTCGCTCGTGA
- a CDS encoding LrgB family protein, translated as MAHPLKFGPSAMAAHGIGTARAFQISTLAGAFAGLAIGLNALLAALLAPLIVR; from the coding sequence ATGGCACACCCATTGAAATTCGGCCCTAGCGCGATGGCGGCGCACGGCATCGGCACGGCGCGGGCGTTTCAAATCAGCACGCTGGCCGGCGCTTTTGCCGGCTTGGCCATCGGCTTGAACGCGCTGTTGGCCGCTCTGCTGGCGCCGCTGATTGTCCGCTAG